A window of the Bdellovibrio sp. ZAP7 genome harbors these coding sequences:
- a CDS encoding deoxyribodipyrimidine photo-lyase: protein MVIFWFRRDLRLNDNAGLYHALKENTAVQPLFIFDSDILDKIEDKADARVSFIYDTVANLKASLQEKGSDLWVRHGNPQDVFKELFEKNKITAIYTNGDYEPYARKRDKEIATIAKSFGAEFKSYKDQTLFEKDEILTGQGKPYTVYTPYKNNVLKTLTPFYLKSYPNDKYESAYLKSKKAEKLPSLKDLGFKRTAIQFPPLQISAKTLKNYAKIRDLPAVEGGTSHLGLHLRFGTVSVRELAREGNKFSPVWLSELIWRDFFMQILWHFPEVEKRSFRPEYDKIAWRNSKADFKKWCEGQTGYPLVDAGMRELNATGFMHNRVRMVVASFLCKHLLIHWSEGERYFAKKLLDYDLAANNGNWQWAAGSGCDAAPYFRIFNPETQAKKFDPDNEYIKKWVPEFETEQYAKPMIDHNEARGRCLQEFTKALKK, encoded by the coding sequence ATGGTTATTTTCTGGTTTCGTCGCGATTTAAGGCTGAATGACAATGCAGGTCTCTATCACGCCTTAAAAGAGAACACTGCTGTTCAACCGCTTTTCATTTTTGACTCAGATATCTTAGATAAAATCGAAGATAAGGCCGACGCCCGGGTGTCGTTTATTTACGACACCGTGGCAAATCTAAAAGCTTCTCTCCAAGAAAAAGGATCGGACCTTTGGGTGCGCCATGGGAATCCGCAAGATGTTTTTAAAGAGCTTTTTGAAAAAAATAAGATCACTGCAATTTATACGAATGGTGATTATGAACCCTATGCCCGAAAAAGAGACAAAGAGATCGCCACGATAGCTAAATCCTTCGGTGCTGAATTTAAATCGTACAAGGACCAAACTCTTTTCGAAAAAGATGAAATTCTAACTGGTCAAGGTAAGCCCTATACCGTCTATACACCCTATAAGAATAACGTGTTAAAAACTCTGACGCCTTTTTACTTGAAGTCTTATCCGAATGATAAGTACGAGTCAGCGTATCTAAAAAGTAAAAAGGCAGAAAAGCTTCCGAGTCTAAAAGACTTGGGATTTAAAAGAACTGCGATTCAGTTTCCGCCTCTGCAGATTTCTGCAAAAACACTTAAAAACTATGCAAAAATCAGAGATCTTCCAGCCGTTGAAGGTGGGACATCGCACTTGGGCCTGCATCTAAGATTTGGAACGGTCAGTGTTCGTGAACTTGCAAGGGAGGGAAATAAGTTTTCCCCGGTGTGGCTTAGCGAGTTAATCTGGCGCGATTTCTTTATGCAGATACTGTGGCATTTTCCGGAAGTTGAAAAACGTAGCTTCCGCCCTGAGTACGATAAGATTGCTTGGCGCAACTCCAAAGCCGATTTTAAAAAATGGTGCGAAGGTCAGACCGGGTATCCGCTGGTGGATGCAGGTATGCGCGAGCTTAATGCCACTGGTTTTATGCACAATCGTGTGCGCATGGTGGTCGCAAGCTTTTTATGTAAGCATCTTCTTATTCATTGGTCGGAAGGCGAGAGATACTTTGCTAAAAAGCTCTTAGATTATGATCTGGCTGCGAATAATGGCAACTGGCAATGGGCTGCTGGGTCGGGTTGTGATGCGGCTCCTTATTTTCGAATTTTTAACCCTGAAACCCAGGCGAAAAAGTTTGATCCTGACAATGAGTATATAAAAAAATGGGTGCCGGAGTTTGAAACAGAACAGTATGCTAAACCCATGATTGATCACAACGAAGCTCGTGGTCGTTGTCTGCAGGAATTTACGAAAGCGCTTAAAAAATAA
- the xdhC gene encoding xanthine dehydrogenase accessory protein XdhC, whose amino-acid sequence MTGPNFETFLSAYKKLQEAGKNFVAVTMVKQIGSAPQDVGAKALVSLDGLEFGTVGGGKVEAAAIKEAQRMIREDHKNHFVDWNLQKDIGMTCGGVVSFFFELHKSQNPFHIAVFGAGHISQEFVRMLLFLDCHVTCFDQREEWISRLPQSTKLKTVVTDKLSEEVAKLPENSYVTLMTMGHSSDLPVLVEVMKNRSRFSYVGNVGSDQKRRRLESDLLAAGISENLLKEFYCPMGDSFGGNNPAEISFSIVAQILKTRDAILNSKN is encoded by the coding sequence ATGACCGGGCCTAATTTTGAAACCTTCCTGAGCGCTTATAAAAAACTGCAAGAGGCAGGAAAAAACTTTGTCGCGGTCACCATGGTTAAACAAATTGGGTCTGCTCCTCAGGATGTGGGTGCAAAAGCCCTGGTGAGTCTTGACGGCCTGGAGTTTGGCACTGTCGGTGGTGGTAAAGTAGAAGCTGCTGCCATCAAAGAAGCTCAACGCATGATCCGTGAAGATCATAAGAATCATTTTGTGGATTGGAACTTACAAAAAGACATCGGCATGACCTGCGGCGGAGTTGTAAGTTTCTTTTTTGAACTTCATAAATCTCAAAATCCTTTTCATATTGCCGTATTCGGAGCAGGACATATTTCTCAGGAATTTGTGCGCATGCTTTTGTTCCTGGATTGCCACGTCACTTGCTTTGATCAACGCGAGGAATGGATTTCCCGCCTGCCTCAGTCTACAAAATTAAAAACTGTTGTAACGGATAAACTTTCAGAGGAAGTGGCAAAACTTCCAGAGAACTCTTATGTAACACTCATGACGATGGGGCATTCTTCGGACCTTCCTGTTTTAGTGGAAGTCATGAAAAATCGCAGTCGCTTTAGTTATGTGGGAAACGTGGGCAGCGATCAGAAAAGAAGACGCCTTGAGAGTGATCTTTTGGCGGCTGGTATTTCTGAAAACCTGCTTAAAGAATTTTACTGTCCGATGGGGGATTCTTTTGGTGGCAATAATCCAGCGGAAATTTCCTTTAGTATTGTTGCCCAGATTTTAAAAACCCGAGATGCCATTTTAAATTCTAAAAACTAG
- a CDS encoding AarF/ABC1/UbiB kinase family protein, whose amino-acid sequence MDEKKSAKKQNNDAQASKNEDQGLHKIKSSVFSRGLSIAKLTLQTGASVAQHGVTTVLKSKEFKEANWKKLLETQASNISTELGQLKGSLMKAGQMLSMYGEHFLPPEANEFLKSLQSDSPSLNWVAIEKRLKELLPPEKLAQLEIEKEALASASMGQVHRAKIKATGELIVLKIQYPNVDKAIDSDLRAIKTLLSTLKLIPKDFNTDSLFSEIREMLLQETDYLQEADATEDYHRRLEGDKRFVVPKVFREFSGPKILATSFERGLRADDPVIQSLPQERRNRLATNFLDLYFKEIFEWGVVQTDPHSGNYRIRIDPQGHDQLILLDFGATRIYDASFLIPYRQMVKGSLFNNREMFTEAALKLGFIKEGDSAELKSVFEAFCFETVEPFIEFNDPRNTLGVIDQQGNYDWKNTDLPQRLSKKVFQIARQFSFRTPPREIIFLDRKTGGVFIFLSILKAKMRGRDLLLKYLNKMD is encoded by the coding sequence ATGGATGAGAAAAAGTCTGCTAAAAAACAGAATAATGATGCGCAGGCATCTAAGAATGAAGATCAGGGGCTTCATAAAATCAAGTCCTCGGTTTTCTCTCGGGGTCTTTCTATCGCGAAGCTCACCCTGCAAACCGGGGCATCCGTGGCGCAACATGGAGTCACAACGGTTTTAAAATCCAAAGAATTTAAAGAAGCCAATTGGAAAAAGCTTTTAGAAACTCAAGCCTCCAATATCAGCACCGAATTGGGACAGCTTAAAGGCAGCCTGATGAAGGCCGGGCAAATGCTTTCCATGTATGGGGAGCACTTCCTTCCGCCGGAGGCGAATGAATTTTTGAAGTCTTTGCAGTCGGACTCTCCTTCGTTGAACTGGGTCGCAATCGAGAAGCGCTTAAAGGAACTTTTGCCGCCTGAAAAATTGGCACAGCTTGAAATCGAAAAAGAAGCCCTGGCATCAGCATCCATGGGCCAAGTTCATCGCGCAAAAATCAAAGCCACTGGAGAACTGATTGTTTTAAAAATTCAGTATCCCAACGTCGATAAAGCTATCGATAGCGACTTACGTGCGATTAAAACCTTGCTGTCCACTTTAAAGCTGATTCCTAAAGACTTTAATACGGATTCTTTATTTTCCGAAATTCGCGAGATGCTGCTGCAGGAAACGGACTACCTGCAAGAAGCAGATGCCACCGAAGACTATCACCGCCGTCTGGAGGGAGATAAACGTTTTGTCGTCCCGAAAGTTTTCCGTGAATTTTCGGGGCCTAAGATTTTAGCGACCTCGTTTGAGCGCGGACTTCGTGCTGATGATCCGGTGATTCAATCTTTGCCTCAGGAGCGTCGCAATCGTCTCGCCACCAATTTCTTGGATCTGTATTTTAAAGAAATTTTTGAATGGGGAGTTGTGCAAACGGATCCACATAGCGGAAACTATCGTATTCGCATCGATCCCCAAGGCCATGATCAATTGATCCTTCTGGATTTCGGTGCAACCCGCATTTACGACGCTTCCTTTTTGATTCCTTATCGCCAAATGGTGAAAGGCTCCCTGTTCAATAATCGTGAGATGTTCACGGAAGCAGCCCTAAAGCTTGGCTTTATCAAAGAAGGTGATAGCGCAGAATTAAAATCTGTGTTTGAAGCTTTCTGCTTTGAGACGGTCGAGCCCTTTATCGAGTTTAATGATCCTCGCAATACTTTGGGAGTCATTGACCAACAAGGTAATTACGACTGGAAAAATACGGATCTTCCGCAACGCTTATCAAAAAAGGTTTTTCAGATTGCCCGTCAGTTTTCTTTTAGAACCCCACCGCGGGAAATTATTTTTCTGGATCGCAAAACCGGTGGTGTTTTTATTTTCCTATCAATCTTAAAAGCAAAAATGCGCGGTCGCGACTTGCTTCTTAAGTACTTAAACAAAATGGATTGA
- a CDS encoding TIGR01777 family oxidoreductase, protein MKVLMTGATGLIGKELGKKLASEGHEITVISRSLAKAREVLPFPCEVVVGDLVHGKIEDKRLEHIEAVINLVGEPVVGMRWTEDKKKAIYQSRVLATENLIKSIPPDVRVFVGGSAIGYYGSCADTILKEDHHAGMDFLSEVCKEWERASSHAPGRKVFIRTSIVLSKQGGALEEMLFPFRAGVGGVLGDGKHWMSWIHIDDIVAMFAEALANNNYVGPINGSTPHPVTNREFSQTLVDALGKSLGPAVPPLALKALFGEAAEVVLSSIRGSAEKAMSLGFAFQYPNLRNALEEICAPYKDGEEIFYAEQFIPQPPEEIFHFFKDPGNLETITPPSLNFHIESVSTPEIEQGTVIDYKLKIRGFPAKWKTEIDEWKPPFRFVDNQKKGPYQLWHHTHEFRPFLGGTLMVDRVRYRLPLGYIGWLTASKFVRKDVEEIFKYRRSYISRMDTPRKP, encoded by the coding sequence GTGAAAGTATTAATGACCGGTGCTACAGGCCTCATTGGTAAGGAACTTGGAAAAAAACTTGCAAGTGAAGGACATGAAATCACGGTGATCAGTCGCAGTCTGGCAAAGGCTCGTGAAGTCCTTCCTTTTCCCTGCGAAGTCGTGGTGGGAGATTTAGTTCATGGAAAAATCGAAGATAAACGCTTAGAACACATCGAAGCGGTGATTAATCTTGTGGGCGAACCCGTGGTCGGCATGCGCTGGACGGAAGATAAGAAAAAAGCAATCTATCAATCCCGAGTTCTAGCGACGGAAAATCTGATTAAAAGCATCCCACCAGATGTTCGTGTCTTTGTGGGTGGTTCCGCCATCGGCTATTACGGAAGCTGTGCTGATACCATTTTAAAAGAAGATCATCATGCCGGTATGGATTTCTTAAGCGAAGTCTGCAAAGAGTGGGAGCGCGCCTCCAGTCACGCACCTGGCAGAAAAGTTTTTATTCGCACCAGTATCGTTCTGTCCAAGCAGGGCGGTGCTTTGGAAGAAATGTTATTTCCCTTTAGAGCCGGGGTCGGTGGCGTTCTAGGTGACGGAAAGCATTGGATGAGCTGGATTCATATCGACGATATCGTTGCGATGTTTGCTGAAGCGTTGGCAAATAATAACTACGTCGGACCTATTAACGGCAGTACTCCGCATCCGGTTACGAACCGCGAATTTTCTCAAACCTTGGTAGACGCTCTGGGGAAATCGTTAGGACCAGCCGTGCCACCATTGGCGCTAAAAGCTCTCTTTGGAGAAGCAGCAGAAGTTGTTTTATCTTCTATTCGAGGCAGTGCTGAAAAAGCCATGAGTTTAGGGTTTGCATTTCAATATCCCAATCTGCGTAATGCTTTAGAGGAGATCTGTGCTCCCTATAAAGACGGTGAAGAAATCTTTTACGCAGAACAATTTATTCCTCAGCCACCAGAAGAAATCTTTCATTTCTTTAAAGACCCAGGAAACTTGGAAACAATCACACCGCCAAGTTTGAATTTTCATATCGAATCGGTTTCTACACCAGAAATCGAGCAGGGGACGGTTATTGATTATAAATTAAAGATTCGCGGGTTTCCCGCTAAATGGAAAACAGAAATTGACGAATGGAAGCCGCCTTTTCGTTTCGTGGATAACCAAAAAAAAGGTCCTTATCAGTTATGGCATCACACGCATGAGTTCAGGCCGTTTTTAGGAGGCACTCTGATGGTGGACCGGGTCCGCTATCGTTTGCCGTTGGGATATATCGGGTGGCTGACTGCGAGTAAGTTTGTCCGAAAAGACGTCGAGGAGATTTTCAAGTACCGCCGCAGTTATATTTCCCGGATGGATACGCCAAGAAAGCCTTAA
- a CDS encoding EF-hand domain-containing protein: MKTIAILGGALVLLTSSAFADQNNVVTVSKDVPMAVNSVSSGESVVGAPASGTVTRSGRETMTVRLVNSCFGTNLRAVTNPLAKSSLITADINILVGATNYNLGVEYPAVIVTPEGTGNVGNGSVGNIKASKVRMTPAGGTAAVYGNIVEFKTKIPTGVTVDNQANISVSKSNVSLGNMSFEQEILDCKTGPVFGDYGWSSKMPTYGCGDFMGKDGTVTATIGGFNVSPDRSTVEIFISFPGETGFCGGYWSPLMVFFDDNLPKFENVSSFPLNPGGKVYWPNANHPGFFLAIDRDKNGMIDKKDELFGDNNTAINGFESLKKFDSNKDGVIDAKDKEFKRLVLWKDINGDGVSQKGELTKAALKLDKISLNYENYEEARGKNAEIRQRAKFWYTDAKGKKKTGNVYDIWFAPYIQTNLADTK; encoded by the coding sequence ATGAAAACAATAGCTATTTTGGGAGGCGCGCTGGTCTTGTTGACTTCCAGTGCTTTTGCAGACCAAAACAACGTTGTGACAGTCAGTAAAGACGTGCCGATGGCAGTGAACTCGGTGAGTTCCGGGGAATCCGTTGTCGGAGCTCCAGCTTCTGGAACAGTCACGCGGTCCGGCCGAGAAACGATGACGGTGCGTCTAGTGAATTCATGTTTCGGTACGAACCTTCGTGCTGTGACAAATCCACTGGCGAAGAGCTCACTCATCACCGCAGATATTAATATTCTGGTCGGTGCCACAAACTATAATCTGGGTGTTGAGTATCCAGCCGTTATCGTAACTCCGGAAGGTACCGGGAATGTCGGTAACGGTAGCGTGGGCAACATTAAAGCCTCTAAGGTAAGAATGACCCCGGCCGGCGGTACAGCTGCGGTCTACGGGAATATCGTTGAGTTTAAAACGAAAATTCCTACGGGCGTGACAGTCGATAACCAAGCAAATATCTCCGTTTCAAAATCAAATGTTTCTTTAGGGAATATGAGTTTTGAGCAAGAGATCTTGGACTGTAAAACGGGCCCGGTTTTCGGGGATTATGGTTGGTCATCAAAAATGCCAACCTATGGTTGCGGAGACTTCATGGGTAAGGACGGAACCGTTACAGCCACTATTGGTGGCTTCAACGTTTCTCCAGACCGCTCGACAGTTGAAATCTTCATCAGCTTCCCAGGTGAAACAGGTTTTTGCGGCGGTTATTGGTCACCTCTAATGGTGTTCTTTGATGACAACTTGCCAAAGTTTGAAAACGTAAGTTCATTTCCTCTGAATCCAGGCGGAAAAGTGTATTGGCCGAATGCCAATCATCCAGGGTTTTTCTTAGCGATCGACCGCGACAAAAACGGCATGATCGATAAGAAAGACGAGCTTTTTGGGGACAACAACACGGCGATCAATGGTTTTGAATCCTTGAAGAAATTCGATTCCAATAAAGACGGCGTGATTGATGCCAAGGATAAAGAATTTAAACGCTTGGTGCTTTGGAAAGACATCAACGGTGACGGCGTTTCCCAAAAAGGTGAACTGACGAAGGCCGCTTTGAAATTGGATAAGATTTCTTTGAACTATGAAAACTACGAGGAAGCTCGCGGTAAAAACGCTGAGATTCGCCAGCGTGCGAAGTTCTGGTATACCGATGCCAAAGGTAAAAAGAAAACTGGAAACGTTTACGATATTTGGTTTGCACCGTATATCCAAACGAATCTCGCTGACACCAAATAG
- the adeD gene encoding adenine deaminase has product MSLQNKRTQNISRTELPTRLAQARGDEALDVLIRNVQILDVITGETYPSAIAIGGEYIVGVGLDYQDATAKRVIDAAGAFITPGFIDGHLHIESSMMSPFEFEAATLPLGTTTAICDPHEITNVLGARGFEWFLRCAELTKQNLFVQMSSCVPALPGFETTGSDFTLSEMKHLKDHPAVLGLAEMMNFPGVINADKDVLDKVEAFSDLNLDGHAPLLRGKALNAYLLAGIQNCHETVTLEEGREKLQKGMGLIIREGSVAKNLKTLAPLVNDFSSPQCLLCTDDRNPFEIAHEGHINYIIKELINTHKVPVHVAYRLATYSAAKHFGLKRLGLVAPGKKADLVLLTDLSEVKIKDVMIGGRLVSELRLHDEVPAKLQASQPPMENTIKRPPLKESDLKYPGKKGHYNVIEIVQNEIITKHLKCFYDGVQFDQSDILYMANIERYGQNLPPGLGFVKGTGLTSGALASSVAHDSHNIMVIGTNLSDMCVAVNEIIRTGGGFVVADQGQVKASVELPIAGLLSLQSADEIKAGIENLKGAFKSQGVVLEEPFIQMAFLALPVIPTLKLTDKGLVDVTQFKFIPLEATV; this is encoded by the coding sequence GTGTCATTGCAAAACAAAAGAACGCAAAATATTTCTCGCACTGAATTACCGACACGACTGGCGCAGGCCCGGGGTGATGAAGCTTTAGACGTGTTAATCAGGAATGTCCAAATTCTCGACGTCATCACTGGTGAAACCTATCCCAGTGCTATAGCCATTGGCGGGGAATATATTGTTGGCGTCGGCCTTGATTACCAGGATGCGACAGCAAAGCGCGTGATTGATGCCGCAGGGGCCTTTATCACTCCTGGCTTTATTGATGGACATTTGCACATTGAATCGTCGATGATGTCACCTTTTGAGTTTGAAGCAGCCACCTTACCCTTGGGTACCACAACGGCTATCTGTGATCCGCATGAAATTACCAATGTCCTGGGAGCTCGCGGGTTTGAATGGTTTTTAAGGTGCGCCGAGCTGACCAAACAAAATCTTTTTGTGCAGATGTCCTCTTGCGTGCCGGCTTTACCGGGATTTGAAACCACGGGATCTGATTTTACTTTAAGCGAAATGAAACACCTCAAAGACCATCCCGCCGTATTGGGACTGGCTGAGATGATGAATTTTCCAGGGGTGATTAATGCCGACAAAGATGTTTTGGATAAGGTGGAAGCCTTTTCTGATCTGAATCTGGATGGTCATGCTCCCCTGCTTCGCGGAAAAGCATTAAATGCTTATTTGCTTGCGGGAATTCAGAACTGTCACGAAACGGTCACCTTGGAAGAGGGCCGAGAAAAACTGCAAAAAGGAATGGGCCTTATCATTCGCGAAGGCAGTGTGGCTAAAAACTTAAAGACACTGGCGCCGTTGGTGAATGATTTTTCATCTCCGCAGTGTCTTTTGTGCACGGATGATCGCAATCCCTTTGAAATCGCGCATGAAGGTCACATCAACTATATTATTAAGGAATTAATCAACACTCATAAAGTGCCAGTTCATGTCGCTTATCGCTTAGCCACTTATTCCGCAGCTAAGCACTTTGGTTTAAAGCGTTTGGGGCTGGTCGCTCCAGGCAAAAAGGCTGACTTGGTTCTGTTGACTGATCTTTCTGAGGTGAAAATCAAAGACGTGATGATTGGTGGGCGACTTGTTTCTGAGCTGCGTTTACACGACGAAGTTCCGGCAAAATTGCAGGCTTCCCAGCCTCCAATGGAAAATACGATTAAACGCCCTCCGTTGAAAGAGAGTGATTTGAAGTATCCTGGTAAAAAAGGTCACTATAACGTGATCGAGATCGTGCAAAATGAAATCATCACGAAGCATTTAAAGTGCTTTTACGATGGTGTGCAGTTCGATCAAAGTGATATTTTGTATATGGCTAATATCGAACGCTATGGGCAAAACCTTCCGCCGGGACTGGGATTCGTCAAAGGCACGGGTTTAACCTCAGGGGCTTTGGCAAGTTCCGTAGCCCATGATTCCCATAACATCATGGTGATCGGAACCAATCTTAGCGACATGTGCGTAGCCGTGAACGAGATCATTCGCACGGGCGGCGGCTTTGTCGTTGCAGATCAGGGACAAGTGAAGGCTTCCGTCGAACTTCCGATTGCGGGTCTTTTAAGTCTGCAAAGTGCTGATGAAATCAAAGCTGGTATCGAGAATTTGAAAGGTGCCTTTAAAAGTCAGGGCGTGGTTTTAGAAGAACCCTTTATTCAAATGGCCTTTTTAGCGTTACCAGTTATTCCGACCTTGAAGCTTACTGATAAAGGTTTGGTCGATGTGACTCAGTTTAAATTTATTCCCCTGGAAGCAACGGTTTAA
- a CDS encoding TlpA disulfide reductase family protein, with product MLRALALVFGSLISLQVFAADTALNISFNKLPGNSINEHKIRFEDLKGKVVLVDFWATWCEPCKEALPHYSALYKKYKNQGLVVLAVNEDDNEKERNAYLKKSPYPFPVFVDPDRKFMNSFDVVAIPTVFVFDKNTKPVTFVRGFDAKKAQALEKTVQDLLNGK from the coding sequence ATGTTACGTGCCTTAGCCCTGGTATTTGGTTCTTTGATTTCGCTTCAGGTTTTTGCTGCTGATACGGCTTTGAACATTTCATTTAATAAGCTTCCGGGAAACTCAATTAACGAACACAAGATTCGCTTTGAGGATTTAAAGGGCAAAGTCGTTCTGGTGGATTTTTGGGCGACCTGGTGTGAGCCCTGCAAAGAGGCCCTGCCCCACTATTCGGCGCTTTATAAGAAGTATAAGAACCAGGGCTTAGTGGTTTTAGCGGTCAATGAAGACGACAACGAAAAGGAACGGAATGCTTACTTAAAGAAATCTCCGTACCCGTTTCCTGTCTTTGTAGATCCAGATCGAAAATTTATGAATTCCTTTGATGTCGTGGCGATTCCTACGGTTTTCGTGTTTGATAAAAACACAAAGCCTGTGACTTTCGTTCGCGGCTTTGACGCTAAGAAAGCACAGGCTTTAGAGAAAACCGTTCAGGACTTACTGAACGGGAAATAA